In a single window of the Bacillus mycoides genome:
- a CDS encoding RDD family protein: MKLKMHRPALVMNRIGASLIDMFLISVTYGAVVAIITGNYSAIFNRFNISLGDYRYDLTLVFVLMAINFILLPFLWNGSTLGKKVTRTKIISLTSEKLTLQTLIIRFLVLLLPSILLLGVPLICNVYMMLFRKDNCGFHDLIAKTKVMSLV, from the coding sequence ATGAAGTTAAAGATGCATCGTCCAGCGCTTGTAATGAATCGCATAGGTGCTTCCCTTATTGACATGTTTTTAATCTCGGTTACGTACGGTGCAGTAGTAGCTATTATTACAGGAAACTATAGTGCTATTTTTAATCGTTTTAATATAAGTTTAGGTGACTATAGATATGACCTTACACTTGTTTTCGTATTAATGGCTATAAATTTTATTCTGTTACCTTTTCTTTGGAACGGTTCTACACTTGGTAAAAAGGTAACAAGAACAAAAATAATCTCGTTAACAAGTGAAAAACTAACGTTACAAACATTAATAATACGATTTTTGGTATTATTATTACCAAGCATATTATTACTTGGAGTTCCATTAATATGCAATGTATATATGATGTTATTCCGCAAAGATAATTGTGGCTTCCATGATTTAATTGCAAAGACAAAAGTGATGAGTCTTGTATAA
- a CDS encoding SDR family NAD(P)-dependent oxidoreductase, translating into MTVRLIEGVMKMKLAGKVAIVTGGGIGIGRSTALLLAKQGAKVIVTDIDQESGQATAEEITDLGGEALFVSYDMGKQGDWQRVISFAMEAYSRIDMLFQNAGLYKIDSIFSRQQENDSNVLCINDVWIEIKQLTSSFMKQQEEVVLSDLPVFGIISTRGQSFHTIEALV; encoded by the coding sequence ATGACGGTAAGACTTATAGAAGGGGTAATGAAAATGAAGCTTGCAGGAAAGGTTGCCATTGTAACTGGTGGTGGCATCGGTATTGGACGTAGTACAGCTCTTTTGTTGGCTAAGCAAGGCGCAAAAGTAATTGTGACGGACATTGATCAAGAAAGTGGACAAGCAACAGCCGAGGAAATTACGGATTTAGGCGGAGAAGCACTTTTTGTATCCTACGATATGGGGAAACAAGGAGATTGGCAACGTGTTATTAGTTTTGCTATGGAGGCATATAGTCGTATTGATATGCTTTTTCAAAATGCTGGTCTATATAAAATAGATTCTATTTTTTCTCGCCAACAAGAGAACGATTCCAATGTACTTTGTATTAATGACGTTTGGATAGAGATAAAACAATTAACGTCATCTTTTATGAAACAGCAAGAAGAAGTGGTGCTTAGTGATTTACCTGTTTTTGGTATTATTAGCACGAGAGGACAATCATTTCATACAATAGAAGCCCTAGTATAA
- a CDS encoding ABC transporter ATP-binding protein, with protein sequence MAELKLENIYKIYDNNVTAVTDFNLHIQDKEFIVFVGPSGCGKSTTLRMVAGLEDISKGEFSIDGKLMNDVPPKDRDIAMVFQNYALYPHMSVYDNMAFGLKLRKIPKDEIDRRVKHAAQILGLEQYLDRKPKALSGGQRQRVALGRAIVRDAKVFLMDEPLSNLDAKLRVAMRSEISKLHHRLGTTTIYVTHDQTEAMTMASRLVVMKDGKIQQIGTPKEVYETPENIFVGGFIGSPAMNFFHGKLTETDFVIDSSLKFKVSEGKMKLLREQGYVNKEIVLGIRPEDIHDELLFLEASQSTTFTTKIEVAELLGAESILYMKLGNQDFAARVDARHTFSPGDQIKLAFDMNKAHFFDSQTEQRIR encoded by the coding sequence ATGGCAGAACTTAAATTAGAAAATATTTATAAAATATATGATAATAACGTAACAGCCGTAACAGATTTTAACTTACACATTCAAGATAAAGAATTTATCGTATTCGTTGGTCCTTCTGGATGCGGAAAATCTACAACACTACGAATGGTAGCTGGACTTGAAGATATTTCAAAAGGAGAATTTTCAATTGATGGTAAGCTAATGAACGATGTTCCTCCAAAAGATCGAGATATCGCAATGGTCTTCCAAAACTACGCTCTTTATCCACATATGAGTGTGTATGATAATATGGCATTTGGATTAAAACTTCGAAAAATACCGAAAGATGAAATCGACCGTCGAGTGAAACATGCAGCTCAAATTTTAGGGCTTGAACAATATTTAGATAGAAAACCGAAAGCTTTATCAGGTGGACAACGTCAACGTGTTGCATTAGGTAGAGCAATTGTTCGAGACGCAAAAGTCTTCTTAATGGATGAACCATTATCAAACTTAGACGCTAAACTACGTGTTGCAATGCGATCAGAAATTTCTAAATTACACCACCGCCTTGGCACAACGACAATTTATGTAACACATGATCAAACTGAGGCAATGACAATGGCTTCACGCCTTGTTGTTATGAAAGACGGCAAAATCCAACAAATTGGAACTCCAAAAGAAGTATATGAAACACCTGAAAATATTTTCGTTGGTGGTTTTATCGGTTCACCCGCAATGAATTTCTTCCATGGAAAATTAACTGAAACCGATTTCGTTATAGACAGTTCACTAAAGTTTAAAGTATCTGAAGGAAAAATGAAGTTATTACGCGAACAAGGCTATGTAAATAAAGAAATTGTTTTAGGTATTCGTCCTGAAGATATTCATGATGAACTATTATTTTTAGAAGCTTCACAATCTACTACTTTCACAACAAAAATTGAAGTTGCAGAGTTGTTAGGGGCTGAATCCATTTTATATATGAAACTTGGAAATCAAGATTTTGCAGCACGTGTTGATGCAAGACATACTTTTTCACCTGGTGACCAAATTAAACTTGCTTTTGATATGAATAAAGCACATTTCTTTGATAGCCAAACCGAACAACGTATTCGTTAA
- the malL gene encoding oligo-1,6-glucosidase, producing the protein MGKQWWKESVVYQIYPRSFMDSNGDGIGDLRGILAKLDYLKELGIDVIWLSPVYESPNDDNGYDISDYCKIMNEFGTMEDWDELLHEMHKRNMKLMMDLVVNHTSDEHNWFIESCKSKDNKYRDYYIWRPGKEGKEPNNWGAAFSGSAWQYDEMTDEYYLHLFSKKQPDLNWDNEKVRQDVYDMMKFWLEKGIDGFRMDVINFISKEDGLPSVETDEEGYVSGHKHFMNGPNIHKYLHEMNEDVLSQYDIMTVGEMPGVTTEEAKLYTGEARKELQMVFQFEHMDLDSGEGGKWDVKPCSLLTLKQNLTKWQKALEQTGWNSLYWNNHDQPRVVSRFGNDGAYHTESAKMLATVLHMMKGTPYIYQGEEIGMTNVRFESIDEYRDIETLNMYKEKVIERGEDIDKVMQSIYIKGRDNARTPMQWDDREHAGFTTGEPWIAVNPNYKEINVKQAIQDEESIFYYYKKLIELRKNNEIVVYGTYDLILENNPSIFAYVRTYGEEKLLVIANFTADECVFELPEDIIYSEAELLIHNYDVENVLIENITLRPYEAMVFKLK; encoded by the coding sequence ATGGGAAAACAATGGTGGAAAGAAAGTGTAGTATATCAAATTTATCCTCGTAGTTTTATGGATAGTAATGGTGATGGTATAGGTGATCTTCGTGGTATTCTTGCGAAGCTAGACTACTTAAAAGAATTAGGTATTGATGTAATTTGGTTATCACCAGTCTATGAATCTCCAAACGATGATAATGGTTACGATATAAGTGATTATTGTAAAATTATGAACGAGTTCGGAACAATGGAAGATTGGGATGAACTATTACATGAAATGCATAAACGTAATATGAAACTTATGATGGACTTAGTTGTTAATCATACTTCAGATGAACATAATTGGTTTATTGAATCATGTAAATCGAAAGATAATAAATATAGAGACTATTATATATGGCGCCCTGGAAAAGAAGGGAAAGAGCCGAATAACTGGGGAGCAGCATTTAGTGGATCTGCATGGCAATATGATGAAATGACAGATGAATATTATTTGCATCTGTTTTCTAAAAAACAGCCAGATTTAAACTGGGATAATGAAAAGGTAAGACAAGATGTTTATGACATGATGAAGTTTTGGTTAGAAAAAGGAATTGATGGGTTCCGTATGGATGTTATTAATTTTATTTCTAAAGAAGATGGCTTACCATCTGTTGAAACGGATGAAGAAGGATATGTTTCAGGGCATAAACATTTTATGAACGGTCCGAATATTCATAAGTATTTGCATGAAATGAATGAAGACGTATTGTCTCAGTATGACATTATGACGGTTGGGGAAATGCCTGGTGTAACGACAGAAGAGGCTAAATTGTATACAGGGGAAGCTAGAAAAGAACTGCAAATGGTATTCCAATTTGAACATATGGATTTAGATTCTGGAGAAGGCGGGAAATGGGATGTAAAACCATGCTCACTTCTTACTTTGAAACAAAATTTAACAAAGTGGCAAAAAGCATTAGAACAAACAGGATGGAATAGCCTTTATTGGAATAACCATGACCAGCCTCGCGTTGTATCTCGTTTTGGTAATGATGGAGCTTATCATACTGAATCAGCAAAAATGTTAGCGACAGTACTTCATATGATGAAAGGGACACCATATATTTATCAAGGAGAAGAAATCGGAATGACCAATGTTCGATTTGAATCAATTGATGAATACCGAGATATTGAAACACTAAATATGTATAAAGAAAAAGTTATAGAGCGCGGCGAAGATATAGATAAAGTGATGCAGTCTATATATATAAAGGGCCGAGATAATGCTAGAACTCCGATGCAGTGGGATGATAGAGAACATGCTGGATTCACAACGGGTGAGCCTTGGATTGCGGTAAATCCTAACTACAAAGAGATTAATGTGAAACAGGCAATCCAAGATGAAGAATCAATTTTTTATTACTATAAAAAATTGATTGAATTACGTAAAAACAATGAAATAGTTGTGTATGGAACATATGATTTAATATTAGAAAATAACCCTTCTATTTTTGCTTATGTAAGAACATATGGAGAAGAAAAGCTTCTGGTGATTGCAAACTTTACTGCAGATGAATGTGTATTTGAATTGCCTGAGGACATTATTTATAGTGAAGCAGAGTTATTAATACACAATTATGATGTAGAAAATGTATTGATAGAAAACATTACATTACGACCGTATGAAGCAATGGTATTTAAATTGAAATAA
- a CDS encoding alpha-glycosidase, with amino-acid sequence MLKEAIYHRPKDNYAYAYDEKTIHIRIHTKRDDVHNAALIYGDPYEWQDGKWITASTPMKKTGSTELFDYWSVSIKPKFKRLRYGFELKNDVETFIYTERGFFSNIPNDDVGNFFCFPFVHAKDVFRAPSWIKDTVWYQIFPERFANGDNTLNPANTLPWGSTEPTPTNFFGGDFAGIIQNLDYLVKLGISGIYFTPIFKAHSNHKYDTIDYMEIDPQFGTKETFKELVQECHKHGIKVMLDAVFNHSGYFFDKFQDVLEQGENSAYKDWFHIHEFPIITEPLPNYDTFAFTPYMPKLNTAHPDVKEYLLEVGRYWVREFNIDGWRLDVANEVDHSFWREFRSEIKALNPEVYILGEIWHDALPWLQGDQFDAVMSYPVTNALLSYFANESIHASEFMKQITDSLHSYSMNVNEAAFHLLDSHDTPRILATCNGDKNKLKLLYVFHLSFIGSPCIYYGDEIGMDGRMDPDCRKCMIWDEKEQDTLLFTHIQTLISLRKQHKAFGGNGTFQFIEANDEHNYISYTKTYEDETIFFVLNPTNSEVTTSLPLHITRKKIINIYTNEEFSAEASVLQVTLPPYGFSILKW; translated from the coding sequence ATGCTTAAAGAAGCGATCTATCATAGGCCAAAAGATAATTATGCATACGCTTACGACGAAAAAACAATTCACATCCGAATACACACAAAAAGAGATGATGTTCACAACGCCGCTCTCATCTACGGTGACCCGTACGAATGGCAGGACGGGAAATGGATTACAGCGAGTACACCGATGAAAAAAACTGGATCTACTGAGTTATTTGATTATTGGTCCGTTTCAATCAAACCAAAATTTAAACGCTTACGTTATGGATTCGAATTAAAAAACGACGTAGAAACTTTTATTTATACAGAACGAGGATTTTTTTCTAATATCCCAAATGACGATGTCGGTAACTTTTTCTGCTTTCCATTTGTTCATGCAAAAGACGTTTTCAGGGCACCATCCTGGATTAAAGACACAGTATGGTATCAAATTTTCCCGGAACGATTCGCTAACGGGGATAACACATTAAATCCAGCAAACACCCTCCCTTGGGGAAGTACCGAACCAACTCCAACTAATTTTTTCGGCGGAGATTTTGCTGGTATTATTCAAAACCTTGATTACCTTGTGAAGCTTGGAATTTCCGGAATATATTTCACTCCTATTTTCAAAGCTCATTCGAATCATAAATATGACACAATTGATTACATGGAAATCGATCCACAATTTGGGACGAAAGAAACTTTCAAAGAACTCGTTCAGGAGTGTCATAAACATGGTATAAAAGTAATGCTCGACGCTGTTTTTAATCATAGCGGGTACTTCTTTGATAAATTTCAAGACGTGCTGGAACAAGGTGAAAATTCCGCCTATAAAGATTGGTTCCATATTCATGAATTTCCAATTATAACCGAGCCACTTCCCAATTATGATACTTTCGCATTTACACCGTATATGCCTAAATTAAATACAGCACACCCAGATGTAAAAGAATATTTACTTGAAGTAGGGCGTTATTGGGTAAGAGAATTCAATATAGACGGTTGGCGCCTTGATGTAGCAAATGAAGTCGATCACAGTTTTTGGAGAGAATTCCGAAGTGAAATAAAAGCATTAAATCCTGAAGTATATATTTTAGGTGAAATTTGGCACGATGCACTCCCATGGCTACAAGGTGACCAATTTGATGCTGTAATGAGCTATCCTGTTACAAACGCTCTACTTTCTTACTTTGCTAACGAATCCATTCATGCAAGTGAATTTATGAAACAAATTACCGATTCTCTACATTCCTACTCTATGAATGTAAATGAAGCGGCATTTCATTTATTAGACAGTCATGACACACCTAGAATTTTAGCAACATGTAACGGGGATAAAAATAAGTTAAAGTTACTCTATGTATTTCACCTTTCTTTCATCGGTTCTCCTTGTATTTATTACGGCGATGAAATCGGTATGGATGGTAGAATGGATCCTGACTGCCGCAAATGTATGATATGGGATGAAAAAGAACAAGATACTCTTTTATTTACACATATACAAACATTAATTTCATTACGGAAACAACATAAAGCATTTGGAGGAAATGGTACTTTTCAATTCATTGAGGCAAATGATGAACATAATTATATTTCTTATACAAAAACATATGAAGATGAAACTATCTTTTTCGTTTTAAATCCTACTAACAGTGAAGTTACAACTTCACTCCCTCTTCATATTACCAGGAAGAAAATAATTAACATTTATACAAACGAAGAATTTTCAGCGGAAGCAAGTGTATTACAAGTTACACTTCCACCGTATGGATTCTCTATTTTAAAATGGTAA
- a CDS encoding extracellular solute-binding protein gives MKKALSLLTISALSIGMLSACGPKDSGKKEESKAKKDYDLLVWEDDKKGVGLEPAVKSFEEKYKVKVKVVEMQMTDQVKKLRLDGPAGTGPDVVTLPHDQIGNAVTEGLISEVKADDAVKSKFTDLSIKAQTYNGKLYGLPKAIETPIFIYNKKLMQKAPETMDELFNFSKDFTKDGKYGFLTLGDNFYFANAFMAGMGGYVFGEKDGKPNASDVGLNNSGAVQGAEYLQKWYKEKLFPKGIIGESGGPAADGLFNEGKAASIMNGPWAFQAMEKNGIDYGVAPMPKLPNGQPMKTFVGVKGWHVTSFSKQNDLATKFTEWVTNEENAKIRFEKTKEIPPVKSVMEDPIIKDNEAAKAVATQSENGIPMPNIPEMQEVWKPAGDALQLVVTEKEAPKSALDSAVKQIKGNIEANHSKKK, from the coding sequence ATGAAGAAAGCATTATCACTATTAACGATTTCAGCATTGTCAATTGGCATGTTATCTGCATGTGGACCGAAAGATTCAGGAAAAAAAGAGGAAAGTAAAGCGAAGAAAGACTATGATCTTCTCGTTTGGGAAGATGATAAAAAAGGTGTTGGTTTAGAACCAGCAGTGAAAAGCTTTGAGGAAAAATATAAAGTAAAAGTAAAAGTTGTTGAAATGCAAATGACAGATCAAGTGAAAAAGTTACGTCTTGATGGACCAGCGGGGACGGGACCAGATGTTGTAACATTGCCACACGATCAAATCGGAAATGCAGTAACAGAAGGCTTAATTTCTGAAGTAAAAGCAGATGATGCTGTGAAGAGTAAATTTACTGACTTATCAATAAAGGCACAAACATACAACGGGAAATTATATGGTTTACCAAAAGCAATTGAAACACCAATTTTTATTTACAATAAAAAATTAATGCAAAAAGCTCCAGAAACGATGGACGAGCTATTTAACTTCTCAAAAGACTTTACGAAGGATGGCAAGTACGGATTTTTAACATTAGGAGATAACTTCTACTTTGCTAACGCGTTTATGGCAGGTATGGGCGGATATGTATTTGGTGAGAAAGACGGAAAGCCAAATGCAAGTGATGTTGGATTAAATAATAGCGGAGCAGTACAAGGTGCTGAATATCTTCAAAAATGGTACAAAGAAAAGTTATTCCCGAAAGGTATTATCGGTGAATCTGGTGGACCTGCTGCTGACGGATTATTCAATGAAGGAAAAGCAGCATCTATTATGAATGGACCGTGGGCGTTCCAAGCGATGGAAAAGAACGGAATTGATTATGGTGTTGCTCCAATGCCGAAATTACCAAATGGTCAACCGATGAAAACATTTGTTGGGGTAAAAGGATGGCATGTAACAAGCTTCTCTAAACAAAATGATTTAGCTACAAAGTTCACTGAGTGGGTAACAAATGAAGAAAATGCAAAAATTCGATTTGAGAAGACAAAAGAGATTCCTCCAGTAAAATCAGTAATGGAAGATCCAATTATTAAAGATAATGAAGCTGCAAAAGCAGTTGCAACTCAATCAGAAAATGGAATTCCAATGCCGAATATTCCAGAAATGCAAGAAGTATGGAAACCAGCTGGAGACGCTCTTCAGTTAGTTGTTACAGAAAAAGAGGCACCAAAATCCGCGCTTGATAGTGCAGTGAAACAAATTAAAGGAAATATTGAGGCAAATCATAGTAAGAAAAAATAA
- the malC gene encoding maltosaccharide ABC transporter permease MalC, with the protein MQTSMEPMKDMNGSKHRKMATMLSIIPGMGQIYNKQFVKGLIFLVLTGSFIVAFADLLNMGLWGIVTLGTEVPRDHSVFLLVEGILALIVIVFGLGIYGFNLYDAYQNGKKRDIGTPLNSVKEQYRNLLDQGFPYLMVSPGFLLLIFVVVFPIIFVILIGFTNYDLYHSPPAKLVDWVGFKNFIDIFTLPMWRETFLSVFSWTVIWTFVATTLQVALGIFLAIIVNQPGIKGKAIIRTIFILPWAVPAFVSILVFSGMFNETFGAINNQVLALFGIEKIAWMTDPFWAKIALIMIQTWLGFPFVFAMTTGILQSIPGELYEAATVDGATAWQQFRKITLPLVLYATAPILITQYTFNFNNFSIIYLFNGGGPAVAGQDAGGTDILISWIYKLTMTSAQYGKAAALTMILSLIVITVALWQFKRTKSFQEEDMM; encoded by the coding sequence ATGCAAACATCTATGGAACCAATGAAAGATATGAATGGTTCGAAACATAGGAAAATGGCGACCATGTTATCTATTATTCCAGGCATGGGCCAAATATATAATAAACAATTTGTAAAAGGTCTTATTTTTCTAGTATTAACAGGTTCATTTATTGTAGCATTTGCTGATTTGTTAAATATGGGATTATGGGGAATTGTAACGCTCGGTACAGAAGTTCCACGTGACCATTCTGTCTTTCTATTAGTAGAAGGGATTTTGGCACTTATCGTCATAGTGTTTGGACTCGGAATATATGGATTTAACTTATATGATGCATACCAAAATGGGAAGAAACGTGATATAGGAACACCATTAAACTCAGTAAAAGAGCAATACCGTAACTTATTAGATCAAGGTTTTCCATATTTAATGGTTTCACCAGGATTTCTATTACTAATCTTTGTAGTTGTATTTCCAATCATTTTTGTAATCTTAATTGGATTTACGAACTATGACTTATATCACTCTCCTCCAGCTAAATTAGTAGATTGGGTGGGCTTTAAAAACTTTATTGATATTTTCACATTACCAATGTGGAGAGAGACATTTTTAAGTGTATTTTCTTGGACTGTCATTTGGACATTTGTTGCAACAACATTACAAGTTGCACTTGGTATTTTCTTAGCGATTATCGTAAATCAGCCTGGTATTAAAGGTAAGGCAATTATTCGAACAATCTTCATTTTACCGTGGGCTGTTCCAGCATTCGTATCTATTCTTGTCTTCTCGGGTATGTTTAATGAAACATTTGGAGCAATTAATAATCAAGTATTAGCTTTATTCGGGATTGAAAAGATTGCTTGGATGACAGATCCGTTTTGGGCGAAGATTGCTTTAATTATGATCCAAACGTGGCTCGGTTTCCCATTCGTATTTGCAATGACAACAGGTATATTGCAATCGATTCCAGGAGAATTATATGAAGCGGCTACAGTAGATGGAGCAACTGCTTGGCAACAGTTCCGCAAAATTACATTGCCACTTGTTTTATACGCAACAGCACCAATTTTAATTACACAATATACGTTTAACTTTAATAACTTTAGTATCATTTATCTATTTAACGGCGGAGGTCCTGCTGTAGCGGGGCAAGATGCAGGTGGAACGGATATTTTAATTTCATGGATTTATAAGTTAACGATGACTTCAGCGCAGTACGGAAAAGCAGCAGCTCTTACAATGATTTTATCGTTAATCGTTATTACAGTTGCGTTATGGCAATTTAAGAGAACAAAATCATTCCAAGAAGAGGATATGATGTAA
- the malD gene encoding maltosaccharide ABC transporter permease MalD — protein sequence MNIKRQKMLRLSLSYLVIFIMCAIIFYPLLWIIGSSFNPGDSLSGSSIIPKNATLDHYRKLLDLDSSNYLLWYKNTLKVSVMTMIFSVLAISFTAYAFSRYRFVGRKNGLLTFLILQMIPNFAALIALYVLAQLTGLIDTHLALILIYVGGAIPMNTWLMKGYFDTIPKELDESARMDGAGHFRIFWQIIMPLAKPIVAVVALFTFIGPFTDFILASIILRTPENYTLAVGLYEMVAKKFGNEFTTFAAGSVLIAIPISILFLSLQKYFISGLTAGGTKG from the coding sequence ATGAATATTAAACGACAAAAGATGTTACGTCTTTCATTAAGTTATTTGGTTATCTTCATAATGTGTGCGATTATTTTCTATCCATTACTATGGATTATTGGTTCATCGTTTAATCCAGGAGATAGTTTGTCTGGTTCTAGCATTATTCCAAAAAATGCTACGTTAGATCATTATCGTAAGCTACTTGATCTTGATTCAAGTAATTACTTACTTTGGTATAAAAATACGTTAAAAGTTAGTGTTATGACGATGATTTTTTCGGTGTTAGCAATTAGCTTTACTGCTTATGCATTTTCGAGATATCGTTTTGTCGGAAGAAAAAATGGTTTATTAACATTTTTAATTCTACAAATGATTCCGAACTTTGCAGCGTTAATCGCACTATATGTATTAGCGCAGTTGACAGGATTAATTGATACACATCTTGCATTAATTTTAATTTATGTTGGTGGAGCAATTCCAATGAATACTTGGCTTATGAAAGGGTATTTTGATACGATTCCGAAAGAGTTGGATGAGTCAGCCCGCATGGATGGAGCAGGACACTTCCGTATTTTTTGGCAAATCATTATGCCGCTTGCAAAGCCAATCGTAGCGGTTGTAGCATTATTCACTTTCATCGGTCCATTTACAGATTTCATTTTAGCAAGTATTATTTTACGCACGCCGGAAAATTACACTTTAGCAGTTGGACTCTATGAAATGGTAGCGAAGAAATTTGGTAATGAATTTACGACGTTTGCGGCTGGTTCCGTATTAATTGCAATCCCGATTTCGATTTTATTCTTATCACTACAAAAATACTTTATTTCTGGTTTAACAGCTGGAGGTACGAAAGGATGA
- the malR gene encoding maltose operon transcriptional repressor MalR, with protein MTVTIKDVAKKANVAPSTVSRVIADNPSISEKTKRRVRKVMSELGYHPNLNARNLANQTTKTLGLVMPSSASKAFQNPFFPEVIRGISSFAHVEGYALYMSTGETEDEIFNGVVKMVQGRQIGGIILLYSRENDRIIQYLHDQNFPFVLIGKPYDRKDEITYVDNDNYTAAREVAEYLISLGHKQIAFIGGGSDLLVTRDRLAGMSDALKLADILLPKEYILHFDFSRESGQQAVEELMGLKQPPTAIMATDDLIGLGVLSALSKKGFVVPKDVSIVSFNNALLSEIASPPLSTVDVNIYQLGYEAAKALVDKVEHSESTSKCIIIPHKLLKRQTCDHYATKS; from the coding sequence ATGACAGTTACAATTAAAGATGTGGCGAAGAAGGCGAACGTAGCACCATCAACTGTTTCTCGTGTAATTGCTGATAATCCAAGTATAAGTGAAAAGACAAAGCGCCGTGTTCGAAAAGTAATGAGTGAATTAGGGTATCATCCAAATTTAAATGCAAGAAACCTTGCGAACCAAACGACGAAGACACTTGGTCTTGTTATGCCGAGTTCTGCAAGTAAAGCTTTTCAAAATCCATTTTTCCCAGAAGTTATAAGAGGAATTAGTTCATTTGCACATGTGGAAGGGTATGCGCTTTATATGTCGACTGGTGAAACGGAAGATGAAATTTTTAATGGTGTTGTAAAAATGGTACAAGGGCGTCAAATCGGTGGTATTATTCTTTTATATTCAAGAGAGAACGATCGGATTATTCAATACTTGCATGACCAAAACTTCCCGTTTGTTTTAATTGGAAAACCATATGATCGAAAAGATGAAATTACATATGTAGATAATGACAATTATACAGCTGCAAGAGAAGTAGCGGAATATTTGATTTCATTAGGCCATAAACAAATCGCATTCATCGGCGGTGGATCAGATTTACTTGTAACGAGAGATCGTTTGGCGGGGATGAGTGATGCTTTGAAACTAGCAGATATTCTATTGCCGAAAGAGTATATTTTACACTTTGATTTTTCAAGAGAGAGTGGTCAACAGGCTGTTGAGGAATTAATGGGACTAAAGCAACCACCGACGGCAATTATGGCAACGGATGATTTAATTGGACTTGGCGTGTTAAGTGCGCTTTCTAAAAAAGGATTTGTTGTACCGAAAGATGTTTCGATTGTAAGCTTTAACAATGCTTTATTATCAGAAATTGCTAGTCCACCACTTTCGACAGTTGATGTGAATATTTATCAATTAGGGTATGAAGCGGCAAAAGCTTTAGTTGATAAGGTGGAGCATTCTGAATCTACTTCAAAATGCATTATTATTCCGCATAAATTATTGAAGCGTCAAACTTGTGATCATTATGCAACAAAAAGCTAA